The sequence GGTGGCCGAGCTCTTGACGTCGACCTGGCCGGCTTCGCCGACCACGCTGATCGTCTCGGAGACGGCGCCGACCGCGAGCGTGATGTTCGCGGTGACGGTCTCGCCGAGGCGGACGTTGACGTTCGTCACCTCAGCCGGGTTGAAGCCGTCGAGCTTCGCGACCACCACGTAGGTGCCCGGGGGCACGCGGGGGAACCGGAAAGCTCCGGACTCGTTCGTGGTGCCCGCGAGGCGGGTGCCACCGGCCGAGACCGCTTCGACGGTCGCGCCCGGCAGAACCGCGCCCGACTCGTCCGTCACGGACCCTTCGATGGCGCCCACCTGCTCCTGGGCGCCTGCCGGAGCGACCGCGAACATCGCCACCAGGGCGAGGGCCGCAACGACGCCGACATTCAGCCAATTTCTCTTGTTCAACATCATCAAACCTCCATCAGGTTGATAGGGACCGCCGGCGGAACGATTCCAACCAGCGCAACTTGGTTACAGCGGTGTGAAAAGCCTAACACAAGGATTTGGGGCCTTGTCACCCTTTCGAGGCACTCGAGCTCGAGCATCTCGGGCCTCGAACCCCCCCTCTCACCGCTGTCCCCTCGCGTACCCGAACCACCAGCCTTCCTTACCAAAAGCGTGCCAGAAGCGGGGGGGCGCAGCGGGCAAGGGTCAGCCTTGTAAAATTCCTGTAATCAATGGGTTGCGCGATCCATCCGGCCGTAGGGGAATACGGAAAACCGGTGCGCTCCGAAGAAATTCAGAGTGTTGAACCAATCTGCGGAATTTTGATTCGGCGGGCGGTTGAGGCGCGGTTCAGGGGGTCGCCGAGGGCTGCCCGGGGGCGAGCTCCAGGCCGAGCGAGCGGATCCGGTTCCCCTGCACCTCGAGAACCTCGAGCTGCGCCGGGCCGAGCACGACGCGGTCGCCGACGCGGGGCTTCCTGCCGAGCTCGGAGAGCACGACGCCGGCGATGGTGTCCTCGTCGCGAGTGGAGAGCTCGAGCCCGAGCTCGTCCTCGAGGTCGACCACCAGCATCGAGCCGGAGAGAGTGAACAGGCCGTCGCCACTGCGGGTGAGCTCCGGCCGGTCGGTGTCGAACTCGTCCTGGATTTCGCCGACGATCTCCTCGATGACGTTCTCGAGCGTGACGATGCCGGAGACGCCGCCGTACTCGTCGACCACCGCGACCATGTGCTGACGCTCGGCCTGCATCCGGCCGAGCAGGCGATCGAGCGGCGTGGTCTCGGGCACGAACTTCACCGGCCGCGCGAGGCTCGCGATGTCGGTGATCGGCGAGGTGGTGCGGAAGAGATCCTTGATGTGAATGAGGCCGATGACACTGTCGAGGTCGCGTTCGCAGAGCGGAAAGCGCGTGTGGCCACTCCGGCGCGCGATGGCGATGTTCTCGGTGATCGGAAGGGAGGTCGAAAGGTGGGTGACGTCGGCGCGCGGCACCATGACCTGCCGGGCGTTCCGGAGCGAGAGCTCGAAGACGTTGTCGAGGATCTCGCGTTTGAGCTGGGACTGGCTGCCCATCTCCGACGAAGAGAGCAGAATGCGCAGCTCCTCCTCGGAATGAGAGAGCTCCTCTTCTCCGGCCGACTTGAGGCCGACCAGGCGTAGCAGGCCGTTCGCGGCGTGGTTGAGCAGCCAGATCGCCGGGAAGATGACCCAGTAGAAGATGTAGAGCGGCATCGCGATCCACAGCGCGGTCGGCTGCGGTCGCCGGATCGCGAACGACTTGGGCGCCATCTCGCCGACCACGATGTGCAGCGCCGAGATGATGATGAAGGCGGTCGTGAGGCTCACCGAGTGCACCAGTGCCTCGGTGGCGCCCGGGATCATCCGCACGAGCGGGGCCATGATCCAGCTGAAGGCGGGCTCGCCGACCCATCCGAGCGCCAGGCTCGCGATGGTGATGCCGAGCTGACACGCCGAGAGGTAGGCGTCGAGGTGGGCCACCTGATGCCGCGCGAGCTTCGCCATCCGGCTCCCCGCGAGGGCCAGAGGATCGAGCTGGGTCGGACGCACCTTGACCAGCGCGAACTCGGCGGCGACGAAGAAGCCGTTGAGCGCCACGAGCAACAGGCCGAGGGCAAGTCCGAGCCAGGGGTTCATGGAGCCCGAGGCCGCTCCAGCGCCGCCGGCGCTCTCGGACAGGGCCAACACGAGGATCGTCATTCGGGGCAAGTATAGGCATGGGCGGGCGCCGGACGCAGTAGAATGCCCCCGACGTCGCGCCCGGCATGCGGCCAGCATGGTGACTGGACGGCGGGCAGCCACGCGCCGGAGGTTCGAAATGTCCAACACCCGCAGACTTTCGCGTAGGTCCAGCTCGCTCGTCGCCCTCGCTGCAGTCGCCATCCTCGTCGCCCTCGGCGGCTCGTCGGCCGCCCATGCCTTGAACCAGGCCCGTCTCTACGGCACGATCACCGACGAGAACGAAAAGCCGGTCGAAGGCGTCCTGCTCACCGTGACCACGCCGGAGCAGCCGTCGTTCAAGCTCGAGGTGAGGTCCGACGCCAAGGGCAACTGGGCGGTGACGCTCATCGACGCCACGAAGACCTACAACTACAAGTACGAGAAGGACGGGTACCAGATGATGCAGCAGGATCTGAGGATCCCCATCGGCTCGAACGAGCGCAAGGATTTCCAGATGCTGTCGAACGCCGAGGCGATCAAGCGCGGCTCGGCCGTGGCGGTGCCGCAGGAGCCGACCGCGGAGGACAAGGCGGTCCTCGCCTTCAACGCCGCCGCCGAGGCTTCGCAGATGGGCGACATGGCGACCGCCAAGGCGAAGATGCTCGAGGCCGTGACGCTCAATCCGCAACTCGGCGTCGCGCACTCGGCGCTCGCCGGATTCCTCTACGCCGAGAAGGACTATGCCGGCGCAGCGGCGGCGGCCGACAAGGCGCTCGCGCTCGATCCGAAGGACGCGCGCTCGCTGCGC is a genomic window of Thermoanaerobaculia bacterium containing:
- a CDS encoding HlyC/CorC family transporter, which gives rise to MTILVLALSESAGGAGAASGSMNPWLGLALGLLLVALNGFFVAAEFALVKVRPTQLDPLALAGSRMAKLARHQVAHLDAYLSACQLGITIASLALGWVGEPAFSWIMAPLVRMIPGATEALVHSVSLTTAFIIISALHIVVGEMAPKSFAIRRPQPTALWIAMPLYIFYWVIFPAIWLLNHAANGLLRLVGLKSAGEEELSHSEEELRILLSSSEMGSQSQLKREILDNVFELSLRNARQVMVPRADVTHLSTSLPITENIAIARRSGHTRFPLCERDLDSVIGLIHIKDLFRTTSPITDIASLARPVKFVPETTPLDRLLGRMQAERQHMVAVVDEYGGVSGIVTLENVIEEIVGEIQDEFDTDRPELTRSGDGLFTLSGSMLVVDLEDELGLELSTRDEDTIAGVVLSELGRKPRVGDRVVLGPAQLEVLEVQGNRIRSLGLELAPGQPSATP
- a CDS encoding tetratricopeptide repeat protein, with translation MSNTRRLSRRSSSLVALAAVAILVALGGSSAAHALNQARLYGTITDENEKPVEGVLLTVTTPEQPSFKLEVRSDAKGNWAVTLIDATKTYNYKYEKDGYQMMQQDLRIPIGSNERKDFQMLSNAEAIKRGSAVAVPQEPTAEDKAVLAFNAAAEASQMGDMATAKAKMLEAVTLNPQLGVAHSALAGFLYAEKDYAGAAAAADKALALDPKDARSLRVAVEANTALGNKARAKEASAALAAIDPKAAAMDLFNQGVREYNAGAMPAALKLFEQSLAADPDYPKTHYMLGMCYVSQGDNAKAKQHMESFIAVAAADDADLATAKEMLSYLK